A single genomic interval of Cellulosilyticum sp. I15G10I2 harbors:
- the mutY gene encoding A/G-specific adenine glycosylase — MDYAERLLAWFDINKREMPWRNTNDPYAIWVSEIMLQQTQVDTVIPYYERFIDRFPTIHSLASASLEEVYTYWQGLGYYRRAENLHKGARMIDEVYGGVFPTDSDLIKKIPGIGPYTLGAILSIAFHKPIPAVDGNVMRILARQFLIEEDVSIAKNRKIFDERVMALMPSDPNRFNQALMELGALVCTPKNPKCTACPVQTLCGGYQTGVAENYPVKSKKVNSKTLYYYVIIFKKEQSYYMVKRPEEGLLANTWGFVMLDKTVFDNIKHQLLLVKPLNTVRHVFTHLKWEMKPLLVSNRENEMPKETMDQISQGRFVTLAQMEALPIATAFKKVIEQIPNR, encoded by the coding sequence ATGGATTATGCAGAAAGATTACTAGCTTGGTTTGACATCAATAAAAGAGAAATGCCATGGAGAAACACAAATGATCCTTATGCGATATGGGTATCAGAAATTATGCTTCAGCAGACGCAGGTAGATACTGTGATTCCGTATTATGAAAGGTTTATAGATAGATTTCCGACTATTCATAGTTTAGCCAGTGCTTCTTTAGAAGAAGTTTATACTTACTGGCAGGGGCTTGGTTATTATAGAAGAGCTGAGAATTTACATAAGGGCGCTAGAATGATAGACGAAGTATATGGGGGCGTTTTCCCGACTGATAGTGACCTTATTAAGAAAATACCTGGAATTGGTCCATATACTTTGGGTGCTATTTTAAGTATTGCTTTTCATAAGCCTATTCCAGCGGTGGATGGCAACGTAATGAGAATACTTGCCAGACAATTTTTAATAGAAGAAGATGTTAGTATTGCTAAAAATAGAAAAATATTTGATGAAAGGGTTATGGCGCTTATGCCGAGTGATCCTAATCGATTTAATCAAGCTTTAATGGAACTCGGCGCACTGGTTTGTACTCCTAAAAACCCTAAATGTACCGCATGTCCGGTACAGACATTGTGCGGTGGCTATCAAACGGGAGTAGCAGAAAATTATCCAGTTAAAAGTAAAAAAGTAAACAGTAAGACTTTGTATTATTATGTCATTATTTTTAAAAAAGAACAAAGCTACTATATGGTTAAAAGGCCCGAAGAAGGGCTATTAGCAAATACTTGGGGATTTGTTATGTTAGATAAAACCGTTTTTGATAATATCAAGCACCAGTTGCTTCTGGTTAAACCACTGAACACAGTTAGGCATGTATTTACCCACCTTAAGTGGGAAATGAAGCCACTGTTAGTAAGCAATAGGGAGAATGAAATGCCAAAAGAGACTATGGATCAGATCTCACAGGGCAGGTTTGTGACATTGGCACAAATGGAAGCGCTGCCTATAGCCACAGCTTTTAAAAAGGTCATTGAGCAAATACCCAACAGATAA
- the atpC gene encoding ATP synthase F1 subunit epsilon — protein sequence MEKNKLRLQIITPLKMILDEEVETVILHTTEGDMGILYDHEPVVALLGYNVIRYKQDGVLKKATTMGGFAEVTTDSVVILTDASEFPDDIDVERAAKAKERAEGRLSQDSMDKVRAEIALKKAIVRLNLKEER from the coding sequence GTGGAAAAAAATAAACTAAGGCTTCAAATAATAACACCGCTTAAAATGATACTAGATGAAGAAGTAGAGACAGTGATACTGCATACAACAGAAGGGGATATGGGGATACTATATGACCATGAGCCGGTAGTTGCACTGCTTGGATATAACGTTATTCGCTATAAGCAAGATGGCGTACTAAAGAAAGCAACAACTATGGGAGGTTTTGCAGAGGTTACAACTGACAGTGTAGTTATTCTTACAGACGCCTCAGAGTTTCCGGACGACATAGATGTTGAAAGAGCTGCAAAAGCTAAAGAAAGAGCAGAAGGCCGCTTGTCACAAGATAGTATGGACAAAGTAAGAGCTGAGATTGCTCTTAAGAAAGCTATTGTAAGGCTGAACTTGAAAGAAGAAAGATAG
- the atpD gene encoding F0F1 ATP synthase subunit beta produces MAQNIGHIVQIIGPVLDIKFSPQNLPALYNAINIKKQDGETLVVEVALHLGDDVVRCIAMSATDGLVRGMEALDTGAPISVPVGNATLGRIFDVTGLAVDGKENPDVEKWPIHRPAPTFEEQSTSAEILETGIKVVDLICPYLKGGKIGLFGGAGVGKTVLIQELIRNIATEHGGFSVFAGVGERTREGNDLYHEMRESGVLDKTTMVFGQMNEPPGARMRVALTGLTMAEYFRDESGQDVLLFVDNIFRFIQAGSEVSALLGRIPSAVGYQPTLATEVGALQERITSTKKGSITSVQAVYVPADDLTDPAPATTFAHLDATTVLSRAIVEQGIYPAVDPLESTSRILDPQVVGEEHYEVSRGVQEILQRYKELQDIIAILGMDELSEEDKVVVSRARKIQKFLSQPFFVAETFTGMEGKYVPVKETIRGFREILEGLHDELPENAFLMVGTIEDAIEKAKTL; encoded by the coding sequence ATGGCACAAAACATAGGACATATTGTTCAAATCATTGGTCCTGTCCTTGATATTAAATTTAGTCCGCAAAATCTTCCGGCGCTATATAACGCTATTAATATCAAAAAACAAGATGGAGAAACACTAGTAGTAGAAGTAGCACTCCATCTTGGAGATGATGTAGTACGTTGTATTGCGATGTCGGCTACAGATGGACTCGTAAGAGGAATGGAAGCCTTAGATACTGGAGCACCTATTTCAGTTCCAGTAGGTAATGCAACACTTGGACGTATATTTGATGTAACAGGACTTGCAGTAGATGGCAAAGAAAATCCAGATGTAGAAAAATGGCCTATTCATAGACCAGCGCCTACATTTGAAGAGCAGTCTACTTCAGCAGAAATTTTAGAAACAGGAATTAAAGTTGTTGATCTTATATGCCCATATCTTAAAGGTGGTAAAATCGGTCTTTTTGGTGGAGCAGGAGTAGGAAAAACAGTACTTATACAAGAACTTATTCGTAATATAGCAACCGAACATGGTGGATTTTCTGTATTTGCAGGAGTAGGTGAACGTACAAGAGAAGGAAATGACCTTTATCATGAAATGAGAGAGTCTGGGGTTCTAGATAAAACAACAATGGTATTTGGTCAGATGAATGAGCCACCAGGTGCCAGAATGCGTGTCGCATTAACTGGACTTACGATGGCGGAATATTTCCGTGATGAGTCAGGACAAGACGTACTATTATTCGTAGATAATATTTTCCGTTTTATTCAAGCTGGTTCAGAAGTTTCAGCACTTTTAGGACGTATTCCAAGTGCTGTTGGATACCAACCAACTCTTGCAACAGAAGTAGGCGCACTTCAAGAACGTATTACGTCTACTAAAAAAGGGTCTATTACATCAGTTCAGGCAGTATATGTACCAGCCGATGACTTAACTGACCCAGCACCAGCAACGACATTTGCCCATCTGGATGCAACAACAGTTCTTTCTCGTGCAATTGTTGAACAAGGGATTTACCCTGCGGTAGATCCACTGGAATCTACATCTCGTATCCTTGATCCTCAAGTTGTAGGGGAAGAACATTATGAAGTGTCTCGTGGTGTTCAAGAAATCCTTCAACGCTATAAAGAACTTCAGGACATTATAGCCATTTTAGGTATGGATGAGTTATCAGAAGAAGATAAAGTGGTTGTTAGCCGTGCACGTAAGATTCAAAAGTTCCTTTCACAACCATTCTTCGTAGCAGAAACATTTACGGGTATGGAAGGGAAATATGTGCCAGTTAAAGAAACTATTCGTGGATTTAGAGAAATTCTTGAAGGACTTCATGATGAACTGCCAGAAAATGCGTTTCTTATGGTAGGAACAATTGAAGATGCTATAGAAAAAGCTAAAACATTGTAG
- the atpG gene encoding ATP synthase F1 subunit gamma produces MASLQDIKGRIRSIDSTKKITSAMNLVATSKLHKSKEAALKTRPFFNKMLTTMQSIAKNANGIGSPFLKPNESDKALYITLSADRGLCGGYNANICKVVMKHIKDEQKAHLVVVGKRGKELFKAKGYNVFKEILGISEEPTYKVAKEIADYAIDKFIKGEVGEVYLAYTGFKSSIQQEPTMIRILPIDIESIKSEETREDGLPNDLLVYEPSAEAVLGYVIPRYVADVIYGGLVEASASEQGARMTAMDSATENAEEIMEKLNIQYNRARQAAITQELSEIVGGAEALK; encoded by the coding sequence ATGGCGTCTTTACAAGATATTAAAGGGCGAATACGAAGCATAGACAGCACCAAGAAAATTACGAGTGCCATGAACCTTGTAGCAACATCAAAGCTTCATAAAAGCAAGGAAGCTGCACTTAAAACAAGACCTTTTTTTAATAAAATGCTTACAACCATGCAGTCAATAGCTAAAAATGCAAATGGTATAGGATCTCCTTTTTTAAAGCCAAATGAATCTGATAAGGCACTCTATATAACCCTTTCAGCAGACAGAGGGCTTTGCGGAGGCTATAATGCAAATATTTGTAAAGTAGTTATGAAACATATAAAAGATGAGCAAAAAGCTCACTTAGTTGTAGTTGGAAAAAGAGGCAAAGAGCTGTTTAAAGCAAAAGGTTATAATGTTTTTAAAGAAATTTTAGGTATATCAGAAGAGCCTACCTATAAAGTGGCAAAAGAAATTGCTGATTACGCAATAGATAAGTTTATTAAAGGTGAAGTTGGAGAAGTATATCTGGCTTATACAGGTTTTAAATCTTCTATTCAGCAAGAGCCTACTATGATTCGCATTTTGCCAATAGATATAGAAAGTATAAAGAGTGAAGAAACTAGAGAAGACGGACTGCCAAATGATCTTTTAGTTTACGAACCATCAGCAGAAGCTGTGCTTGGATACGTTATTCCAAGATATGTAGCAGACGTAATATATGGTGGTCTGGTAGAAGCGAGTGCAAGTGAGCAAGGTGCAAGAATGACAGCGATGGATTCTGCAACTGAAAATGCAGAAGAAATTATGGAAAAGTTGAACATTCAGTACAATAGAGCGAGACAAGCAGCTATCACGCAAGAACTATCAGAGATTGTAGGCGGGGCCGAGGCACTCAAATAA